The sequence TAGAAATTATCAAAGGAGAGCCTGATCGCTGCATTTGTTTCGTTTTGTTGTTGGTATAAGTCAGTACTCGGCCTTAATAGGTCTGAAATGACTAAATATTAAGCTAATTACTTGAAGTATAGAGAGCCTGGCGTGTACAATAAGAGTATCATTATTAAAAATTGTAATTATAACCGTGAAAGTTGGTTTAAGCAAAAATGAAAAATGAAGCGAAAACCATTTTTTTTAATGGTATAGTTCAAGGTGTAGGTTTTCGACCGTTTGTTTATAAACTTGCAGAAGAGCTGGGGATCAAGGGGTGGGTAAATAACTCAAGTCATGGTGTAACAATCCATGCTGAAGGGAATAAGCTTGACTTGTTTTATGATCGTTTGCTTAAAGAAGTTCCCCCATTAGCAAAGATTGTTACTGCACAAGCTATTGATGTTGAGCCAAGCTATTATAAGACATTTAAAATTGTTGAGAGTAAAGCTGAGTCTAAGGCGGACGTATTAATTTCGCCGGACGTAGCAACTTGTCGAGATTGTCTTGCGGATATGGCGGATTCTAAGAGTCGATTTTATCAATTTTCATTTACAAACTGCACAAATTGTGGGCCTCGTTATACAATCATTTATGACGTGCCTTATGATAGGGCATTAACAACTATGTCAGAATTTCAAATGTGCAAGTCTTGTGAAGAAGACTATGTGAATCCAAGAAATCGGAGGTTTCATGCTCAGCCGATTGCCTGTAATAACTGTGGGCCGAAGTTTCAACTAACGGATGGAAGTGGTCGATCCCTCCCGGGTCTTGGTGTTGATCAATTGTCCCAAGGCGGAATTCTTGCGGTAAAAGGGCTGGGAGGATTTCATCTGGTTTGCGATGCCCGAAACGTTGAAGCTGTACGCCGGCTGCGAGAAAGAAAGGAACGCGGCTCCAAGCCTTTTGCGATTATGGCCAGGTCTATAACAGCTGCTCGCGAGCAGGTAAATGTTCTTATTAAAGAAGAGGAGCTTTTAACCAGCTCATCAGCCCCTATCGTAGTCCTAGAACGAAAACTTGCTTCAAGAGAGGGATTATCGGAGGATATTGCACCCGGTATACAGACTCTGGGCATCCTACTCCCTTATGCCCCAATACATCATCAATTATTTAAGGGTTCATATGACTTTTTAATTATGACGAGTGCTAACCTTAGTGGACGGCCATTGATTTATTCTAATGATGAAGCGTTAGCAGAGTTACAAGGAATTGCGGATTATTTCTTAATGCACAATCGGGATATCTATCATCCTTGTGATGATTCAGTGGTTCAATTGATTGGCGATGAAATTGTCTTTCACCGCAGGGCACGGGGCTATGTCCCTTTACCGATT comes from Desulfosporosinus meridiei DSM 13257 and encodes:
- the hypF gene encoding carbamoyltransferase HypF translates to MKNEAKTIFFNGIVQGVGFRPFVYKLAEELGIKGWVNNSSHGVTIHAEGNKLDLFYDRLLKEVPPLAKIVTAQAIDVEPSYYKTFKIVESKAESKADVLISPDVATCRDCLADMADSKSRFYQFSFTNCTNCGPRYTIIYDVPYDRALTTMSEFQMCKSCEEDYVNPRNRRFHAQPIACNNCGPKFQLTDGSGRSLPGLGVDQLSQGGILAVKGLGGFHLVCDARNVEAVRRLRERKERGSKPFAIMARSITAAREQVNVLIKEEELLTSSSAPIVVLERKLASREGLSEDIAPGIQTLGILLPYAPIHHQLFKGSYDFLIMTSANLSGRPLIYSNDEALAELQGIADYFLMHNRDIYHPCDDSVVQLIGDEIVFHRRARGYVPLPILMSNYQVETPLLGVGGELKNSFCLVAGQRAFVSQYIGDMEGYENLQRFHQELESLQRVVNIVPSAVAHDKHPNYQLTNFALEQPWPKCAVQHHHAHLVSVLGEWDRTEPTLGVICDGTGYGDDHCIWGFEFLYGNSSGYERKAHLEYLGLPGGDAGAKHPLRIAYAYVKTLLRGEAWEKTKPLWRSLANMERRILDRQVDTGVQLFQTSSAGRLFDAVSALIGVCTKVTYEGQAAIELESVGAGFLQDHLEGEESSQKNSQVLYSYEIRVEEGVLILGVRALFEDLIQDVLLGVSKEEISYRFHMTIAQAIVDIALQLEVGDGPMVLSGGVFQNKLLTEAVLRNCQRHGIKVLRSRSLPPGDGGLAFGQALIANEVL